A single genomic interval of Lewinellaceae bacterium harbors:
- a CDS encoding MFS transporter, whose translation MKRSPLLVLFVTIFIDLLGFGLIIPILPIYANELGASGTVIGLVAASFSLMQFIIAPLWGNLSDRFGRKPILLASIAITGLGYVVFSQAHSLVMLFAARLIAGAGSANISTAQAYISDITPPDRRAKSFGIIGAAFGLGFIFGPPVGGYLKTHYGIGSVGFTAAALSAINLILAWWILEESLKEKKTSGPLFDNPVSGFREALNRGTITSLLIINLIFITAFSLMTVSVTLLWEEHYGLNEAQVGYTFAFLGLVAAIVQGGLVGWASRIFGDKRLLIYGCILMFFGLVSLPFVPVELFIPLELLGLVLISLGNGALTPTISSLLSRVAGPQEQGKVLGYAQSFSSLGRVIGPFLGGWLYGIGYRLPNIGSGVLMILCLALALRLVRRV comes from the coding sequence ATGAAGCGATCTCCTCTCCTGGTATTGTTCGTCACGATATTTATCGACCTGTTAGGCTTTGGCCTGATCATACCCATCTTGCCTATTTATGCCAATGAGCTGGGGGCTTCGGGAACGGTTATCGGCCTGGTTGCCGCCAGCTTTTCGTTGATGCAGTTCATCATCGCGCCCCTTTGGGGCAACTTAAGCGACCGGTTCGGCCGCAAGCCGATCCTGCTGGCCAGCATTGCCATTACCGGGTTGGGGTATGTGGTATTTTCTCAGGCTCACTCCCTGGTTATGCTTTTTGCCGCCCGCCTCATCGCCGGGGCCGGCTCGGCGAATATTTCCACTGCTCAGGCTTATATCAGCGATATTACGCCACCGGACCGGCGGGCTAAATCTTTCGGTATTATTGGCGCGGCTTTCGGGCTCGGCTTTATTTTCGGCCCGCCGGTGGGCGGATACCTGAAAACCCACTACGGGATCGGTTCGGTCGGGTTTACGGCTGCCGCTTTGTCGGCGATTAACCTCATCCTCGCCTGGTGGATACTGGAAGAAAGCCTGAAAGAGAAAAAAACCAGTGGGCCGCTGTTCGACAATCCGGTATCCGGTTTCAGGGAAGCGCTGAACCGGGGAACCATCACCAGCTTGCTGATCATCAACCTGATCTTCATTACCGCCTTTTCTCTGATGACGGTGTCGGTAACCTTGCTTTGGGAAGAACACTACGGGCTGAACGAAGCACAGGTGGGCTATACTTTTGCCTTTCTGGGCCTGGTGGCTGCCATCGTGCAAGGGGGGCTGGTAGGTTGGGCCTCCCGCATTTTTGGCGATAAGCGCTTGCTGATATACGGCTGCATCCTGATGTTCTTCGGCCTGGTGTCTCTCCCCTTTGTGCCGGTTGAGCTATTCATCCCCCTGGAATTGCTGGGGTTGGTGCTCATTTCTCTGGGCAACGGAGCGCTGACGCCAACGATCTCCTCCCTGTTGTCCCGGGTGGCGGGCCCTCAGGAACAGGGCAAGGTACTGGGATATGCCCAATCGTTTAGCTCTCTGGGCAGGGTGATCGGGCCTTTCCTGGGAGGCTGGCTTTACGGTATCGGATATCGCCTGCCCAACATTGGCAGCGGCGTATTGATGATATTGTGCCTGGCGTTGGCGCTCAGGCTGGTGCGCAGGGTATAG
- a CDS encoding response regulator: MSTCKYNQINRLFLFLFLIPSLSWATEPYSPKVVNPLSESWRWKHFPELEGKGVRSIVEDANGIVWMGYNEGVFEYDGYTWKEHTAGKGLPASPVEEVFAARNGNIYAAASNGIFRYDRNSWTPVLEPEKGFAIQFHEITELSDGSLMFSTGQGAIHLSEKRKPYFYTSAARIENLKRYFKDVQWVRLPEEAVGSAGFNDISDVLEGQNGMIWFALTMPNETGRLLKFKLPAQPGAYITDYELIKSGPGFQLGEGQKLIQARDNKIWVINSTYKAGITIFNGEETEYIKLGDIFGGDEVATDIVQSSDGAIWVGSLGKLHVYRDGNWEIYTAPHYAIPANHVMLQKSQDNKLWVTGYKSKVFLLDFSSDRWISYAGLNFQCEASGGEQWFVDVAGKAVCRKGDNWLAYTEADGLIDAPIRIIITSQGQLWAAGSHRGVAATAVMRNGRWEKHLHPKLSWGIDYRAVFESREGALWFGGSVDNEPDKGHLGGVLQLKDPLAEHLQWTHHVYHENGLMQSNAYGIGQSPDGRIWLGGGSLYYFDGESWIRSEDERLRQFVNVVHSSGGWLIVGSRYYGVFIYDGKDWKNYDTSKGLPGNTIISIDVVSDSCLLVATENDICRFDGQSWVANIFPTELNMDFEGGSIFHDKQGSIWVNHSSRKWKRRAFSHSKNQDGIYHNFLAYRYVPDDDPPETEIYFFEKEVSPKGNTFVKWRGRDFFAQSASQRLTYSYRLDGGQWSPFMADQHYTFLGLSTGPHRLEVRARDLDLNIDPTPAVVSFTVLPPVWKQPWFILLILAFLSVLGIFEYRVISKKKKLEKLNASLSQANEKLKRKSKQIKLQNEEILAQKERILTQAGELEASNKNLEERNLKIRQQRDKLEEMVEQVEELSKAKLGFFTNISHELRTPLTLILGPAEQLQKQADDIPAAERRGLYDIIQRNAARLLKLINQLLELRRMENSSLELNLQTLDLPDFIDNILKLFENLAAERSIALSFTRGDYCGPVALDPDKVEKILANLLSNSFKHTPDGGQITVNLSTVTAAEAQLPAAPDHYLRITVQDTGEGILPEDLERIFDPYYSSGSLNRKEFSSGIGLSYIKDLVEAHRGRVRVESQKGEGALFLLYFPLLEPANHFAGQAPFSRPKLKDSRLEAEHLIASSLERAAIAEGRGRPEPPSPPANGHGKGKEKDARPAILIVEDNQDMLSFLEGILARNYEVRTAMDGKKGLEIAQKENFDLILSDVMMPEMDGLEFCELIKKDFQTSHIPVVLLTAKTMDDHKMAGYLTGADDYITKPFNPELLEVRIKNLLGQRRKLRRTFNRDFMLSPKEVTLTSPDEEMLQGLVQLMEKHIDDSDFNVNKMCEMVHLSHMHFIRKVRQLTGKTPSELLKSFRMKRAKDLLAQQKITISEVAYQVGYDLPNSFSRVFRQEFGMTPTEYVEGLKI, translated from the coding sequence ATGAGCACCTGCAAATACAACCAAATTAACCGCCTGTTCTTGTTCTTGTTCCTGATCCCCAGCCTCAGTTGGGCAACGGAACCCTATTCACCGAAAGTGGTCAACCCCCTGTCCGAATCCTGGCGCTGGAAGCACTTCCCGGAATTGGAGGGAAAGGGCGTCCGCTCCATTGTCGAAGACGCTAACGGCATCGTGTGGATGGGGTACAACGAAGGCGTATTTGAATACGATGGCTATACCTGGAAGGAACATACGGCCGGAAAGGGGTTGCCCGCTTCTCCGGTAGAAGAGGTGTTTGCTGCCCGGAATGGGAATATATATGCGGCAGCCTCCAACGGCATTTTCCGCTACGACCGCAACTCCTGGACGCCCGTCCTGGAGCCGGAAAAGGGTTTTGCCATCCAGTTTCACGAGATCACCGAATTGTCCGACGGCAGCCTGATGTTCTCTACGGGCCAGGGCGCGATACATTTGTCTGAAAAGAGAAAGCCTTATTTTTACACTTCCGCCGCCCGGATAGAAAACCTGAAACGGTACTTCAAAGATGTACAATGGGTCCGGCTACCGGAAGAGGCAGTGGGTTCAGCTGGGTTTAATGACATTTCCGACGTCCTCGAAGGCCAAAACGGCATGATCTGGTTTGCCCTGACCATGCCCAACGAAACGGGCCGCCTGCTAAAATTCAAACTTCCGGCACAGCCTGGCGCCTATATCACTGACTACGAACTGATCAAATCCGGGCCCGGCTTCCAACTGGGCGAAGGGCAGAAACTGATCCAGGCAAGGGATAACAAGATTTGGGTGATCAATTCTACCTATAAGGCCGGGATCACCATTTTTAACGGCGAAGAAACGGAGTACATCAAACTGGGAGATATATTCGGAGGGGATGAAGTCGCCACCGACATCGTACAGTCTTCCGACGGGGCCATCTGGGTAGGTTCCCTGGGCAAATTGCACGTTTACCGCGACGGCAACTGGGAAATTTACACTGCCCCGCATTACGCGATTCCCGCCAACCATGTCATGTTGCAGAAAAGCCAGGACAACAAGCTCTGGGTAACCGGCTATAAATCCAAGGTCTTTCTGTTGGACTTTTCTTCCGACCGATGGATCAGCTATGCTGGCCTCAACTTTCAGTGCGAAGCTTCCGGCGGCGAACAGTGGTTTGTCGATGTCGCCGGCAAAGCAGTATGCCGCAAAGGAGATAACTGGCTGGCTTACACCGAGGCGGATGGCCTGATCGACGCCCCGATCCGCATAATCATTACGTCTCAGGGGCAGCTATGGGCAGCCGGGTCCCACCGGGGGGTGGCCGCGACTGCAGTGATGAGAAACGGGCGGTGGGAGAAACACCTGCACCCAAAGCTTTCCTGGGGCATCGACTACCGGGCGGTGTTCGAATCCCGGGAGGGTGCCCTCTGGTTTGGAGGCAGCGTTGACAATGAGCCCGACAAAGGCCATTTGGGGGGCGTATTGCAATTGAAGGACCCATTGGCCGAACATCTCCAGTGGACTCACCATGTATATCACGAAAACGGGCTGATGCAGTCCAACGCCTATGGTATCGGACAATCTCCGGACGGCAGGATATGGTTGGGCGGAGGCAGCCTCTATTATTTCGATGGGGAGAGCTGGATTCGGTCTGAAGATGAACGTTTGAGGCAGTTCGTCAATGTGGTGCACAGCTCCGGCGGCTGGCTCATCGTAGGGTCCCGTTATTATGGCGTATTCATTTACGATGGAAAAGACTGGAAAAACTATGACACCTCCAAAGGTTTGCCCGGGAATACCATCATCAGCATAGATGTGGTTTCCGACAGTTGCCTGCTGGTGGCTACGGAAAACGACATCTGCCGGTTTGACGGGCAGAGCTGGGTGGCCAATATATTCCCAACTGAGCTGAACATGGACTTCGAGGGCGGTTCCATTTTTCATGACAAGCAGGGATCAATATGGGTGAACCACTCCAGCCGGAAGTGGAAACGAAGGGCATTCAGCCACAGCAAGAACCAGGACGGCATTTACCACAACTTCCTGGCTTACCGTTATGTGCCCGATGACGACCCTCCGGAAACCGAGATTTATTTTTTTGAAAAAGAGGTATCGCCCAAGGGCAACACATTTGTCAAATGGAGAGGCCGGGACTTCTTCGCCCAGTCGGCTTCCCAGCGGCTGACCTACTCTTACCGCCTGGATGGCGGCCAGTGGTCTCCGTTTATGGCCGACCAGCATTATACTTTTCTGGGGCTGAGCACCGGGCCGCACCGGCTGGAAGTAAGAGCCAGAGACCTCGACCTCAACATCGACCCCACGCCTGCCGTCGTGTCTTTCACCGTTTTGCCTCCGGTGTGGAAGCAACCCTGGTTTATCTTGTTGATCCTCGCCTTCCTTTCCGTTTTGGGCATCTTTGAATACCGTGTCATTTCAAAAAAGAAAAAGCTCGAGAAACTCAATGCCTCGCTCAGCCAGGCCAACGAAAAACTGAAGCGGAAAAGCAAGCAGATTAAGTTGCAAAACGAAGAAATACTGGCTCAGAAGGAGCGGATTTTGACCCAGGCCGGGGAACTTGAGGCCAGCAACAAGAACCTGGAGGAGCGAAACCTGAAAATCCGGCAGCAAAGAGACAAACTCGAAGAGATGGTCGAACAGGTGGAAGAACTTTCTAAAGCCAAGCTGGGTTTCTTTACCAATATTTCTCACGAGTTGCGCACTCCCCTGACCCTGATCCTGGGGCCGGCCGAGCAATTGCAAAAACAAGCCGATGATATTCCCGCCGCCGAGCGGAGAGGCTTGTACGATATCATCCAGCGCAACGCCGCCCGCCTGCTGAAACTAATCAACCAGTTGCTGGAACTTCGGCGAATGGAAAACAGCTCTCTGGAGCTGAACCTGCAGACCCTGGACCTGCCGGATTTTATCGACAACATCTTGAAACTTTTTGAAAACCTGGCGGCGGAACGCTCTATCGCTCTTTCCTTTACCCGGGGCGATTACTGCGGGCCGGTAGCCCTGGACCCCGACAAGGTCGAGAAAATCCTGGCAAACCTTTTGTCCAATTCGTTCAAGCATACCCCGGACGGGGGGCAGATCACGGTAAACCTGAGTACAGTAACGGCAGCGGAAGCGCAACTCCCCGCCGCCCCGGACCACTATCTCCGGATAACGGTTCAGGATACCGGAGAAGGCATCCTTCCGGAAGACCTGGAGCGCATTTTCGATCCCTATTACAGTTCCGGCTCTCTGAATCGCAAAGAATTCAGTTCGGGCATCGGTTTGTCTTACATCAAAGACCTGGTGGAGGCCCACCGGGGCAGGGTCAGGGTAGAAAGCCAAAAAGGGGAAGGCGCGCTGTTCCTCCTCTACTTTCCTCTGCTGGAGCCAGCTAACCATTTTGCCGGGCAGGCTCCGTTCAGCAGGCCCAAACTGAAGGATTCCCGGCTGGAGGCAGAGCATTTAATTGCCTCCTCCTTAGAGCGGGCGGCAATTGCTGAAGGAAGGGGGCGTCCGGAGCCTCCTTCGCCGCCGGCCAATGGCCATGGAAAGGGCAAAGAGAAGGATGCCAGGCCGGCAATTCTCATTGTCGAGGACAATCAGGACATGCTCAGCTTCCTGGAAGGAATCCTGGCCAGGAATTATGAGGTGCGCACTGCCATGGATGGAAAAAAGGGCCTGGAAATCGCTCAAAAAGAAAATTTTGACCTCATCCTGAGCGACGTGATGATGCCGGAGATGGACGGCCTGGAATTTTGTGAATTGATAAAGAAAGATTTCCAGACCAGCCACATACCGGTGGTCCTGCTTACTGCCAAAACCATGGATGATCACAAGATGGCGGGTTATCTCACCGGGGCTGACGATTACATCACCAAGCCGTTCAACCCGGAGTTGCTGGAGGTGCGCATCAAAAACCTGCTGGGCCAGCGCCGGAAGCTCCGCCGGACATTCAACCGGGACTTTATGTTGAGCCCTAAAGAGGTAACATTGACCTCTCCCGATGAGGAAATGCTTCAGGGCCTGGTGCAGCTCATGGAAAAGCACATTGACGACTCCGATTTCAATGTCAATAAAATGTGTGAGATGGTTCATTTGAGCCACATGCACTTTATCCGGAAAGTGAGGCAACTGACCGGGAAAACCCCCAGCGAACTCCTGAAATCTTTTCGCATGAAAAGGGCCAAAGACCTGCTGGCCCAGCAAAAGATAACCATTTCAGAGGTGGCCTATCAGGTAGGCTATGACCTGCCCAATTCTTTCAGCCGCGTTTTCCGCCAGGAATTTGGGATGACGCCAACAGAGTACGTCGAAGGATTGAAAATCTAA
- a CDS encoding 5-deoxy-glucuronate isomerase: MVQPKTIGQNRTTDKKTPRERRHDLQVMVPLKEEIRKVEAFDAVPALNSVQEIITAENSSFRFLRLARIVLEEGRKAQRELKEEEAVYYVNRGKAQLAVGGKSYSLGKGDVLYAGINNEVYMQAESFCDLSEFKAVDCHTSHPVQLVRHTDIEGTELAASLGSRRPMSRRTVFKLVDQNVQACRLLFGDTYMAQRGGVGSYPPHFHGPDGPHGLGANAKEEIYHFRCETDIEGDVPYVLQNCALPEEKINVYAHIFDETAINVTPTYHDTIAPPSVDFMFTWCLASFTEGHRDWAEIYNKPGYEKEW; this comes from the coding sequence ATGGTACAACCAAAGACGATAGGACAAAACAGAACAACCGATAAAAAGACACCCCGGGAGCGCCGTCACGACCTTCAGGTAATGGTTCCCCTGAAGGAGGAGATTCGGAAAGTAGAGGCCTTCGATGCTGTTCCTGCCCTCAACTCGGTGCAGGAGATCATCACCGCAGAGAACTCCAGCTTTCGTTTCCTTCGCCTGGCGCGGATCGTCCTGGAAGAGGGGCGAAAAGCGCAGCGGGAGCTGAAGGAAGAAGAAGCCGTTTATTATGTCAACCGGGGAAAGGCCCAACTCGCCGTCGGCGGAAAAAGTTATTCCCTTGGCAAGGGCGACGTGCTGTACGCCGGGATCAACAACGAGGTTTACATGCAAGCCGAGAGCTTCTGCGACCTCAGTGAGTTTAAAGCCGTGGACTGCCATACTTCCCATCCGGTACAGCTCGTGCGCCACACGGATATAGAAGGGACGGAACTGGCCGCCAGCCTGGGCAGCCGCCGCCCCATGTCCCGCCGGACGGTTTTCAAGCTCGTCGACCAGAACGTGCAGGCCTGCCGCCTGCTCTTCGGCGACACTTACATGGCCCAACGGGGTGGCGTGGGCAGCTACCCTCCGCACTTCCACGGGCCGGATGGCCCCCACGGGCTGGGCGCCAACGCCAAGGAAGAGATTTATCACTTCCGCTGCGAAACGGATATTGAAGGCGATGTGCCGTACGTCCTGCAAAACTGCGCCCTGCCGGAAGAGAAAATAAATGTGTACGCCCACATCTTCGACGAAACGGCCATCAATGTAACGCCGACCTATCACGACACCATCGCGCCGCCATCGGTGGATTTCATGTTCACCTGGTGCCTGGCCAGCTTCACGGAAGGGCATCGGGACTGGGCTGAAATCTACAACAAACCCGGTTATGAAAAGGAGTGGTGA
- a CDS encoding glycoside hydrolase family 28 protein: protein MRIFAYFIILVILSGCKNNPPEQVAGAPWAQMEQIIGSIRPPVFPEKVFAITEFGAVPDSQADCLPAIKAAIEKCNEEGGGTVEVPPGIYAVDGPIHLKSHVNLHISEGATLKFSTRPEHYLPVVFTRWEGAECMNYSPLIYAFEQENIAITGGGTLDGQADSANWWNWVDKEEYGWREGMPSQKDSLSRPRLFDWNTREVPVEERILGEGAYLRPNFIQPYRCKNILIDSVTILNSPMWILHPVLSENVTIQNVKVISHGPNSDGCDPESCRDVLIKNCYFDTGDDCIALKSGRNQDGRRIGRPIENVVVQGCQMKDGHGGIVIGSEVSGGARNIFGEDCQMDSPHLDRAIRVKTNKVRGGTIENLYFRNIRVGEVGEAVVRVNMRYPIYSDTSQTFIPVVQNIYVENVQSSKSKYGVLIDGYSAEYPVKNVHIANCRFDGVEKGNSIEFAEGLRFESYYLNGELVEGPAAE from the coding sequence ATGCGAATTTTTGCCTATTTCATCATACTAGTCATTCTGTCGGGCTGTAAAAACAACCCGCCGGAGCAGGTGGCCGGCGCTCCCTGGGCGCAGATGGAGCAGATCATCGGCTCCATCCGGCCACCTGTTTTTCCCGAAAAAGTTTTTGCCATTACCGAATTCGGAGCGGTGCCCGACAGCCAGGCAGATTGCCTGCCGGCCATAAAAGCCGCCATCGAAAAATGCAATGAGGAAGGCGGCGGAACGGTGGAAGTGCCTCCCGGAATATACGCTGTTGACGGCCCCATCCACCTGAAAAGCCATGTCAACCTCCATATCTCAGAAGGAGCCACCTTGAAATTCAGCACCCGGCCGGAACACTACCTGCCGGTAGTTTTTACCCGCTGGGAAGGCGCCGAGTGCATGAACTATTCCCCCCTTATCTATGCCTTTGAGCAGGAAAATATTGCCATCACGGGCGGGGGAACGCTGGACGGCCAGGCGGACAGCGCCAATTGGTGGAATTGGGTCGACAAAGAAGAGTATGGATGGCGGGAAGGCATGCCCAGCCAGAAGGACAGCCTCAGCCGCCCCCGGTTGTTCGACTGGAATACCCGGGAAGTCCCGGTAGAAGAAAGAATACTGGGCGAAGGGGCTTACCTGCGGCCGAATTTCATTCAGCCTTACCGCTGCAAGAATATCCTGATCGATAGTGTGACCATCCTGAATTCGCCCATGTGGATCCTCCATCCGGTGTTGAGCGAAAACGTCACCATCCAAAATGTCAAAGTCATCAGCCATGGGCCCAACAGCGATGGTTGTGATCCGGAAAGCTGCCGCGACGTACTCATCAAAAATTGCTACTTCGATACCGGGGATGACTGCATTGCGCTGAAATCCGGACGGAACCAGGATGGCCGGCGCATCGGCCGGCCCATAGAGAACGTGGTGGTGCAGGGCTGCCAGATGAAGGACGGCCACGGTGGAATTGTCATCGGCAGCGAAGTATCGGGCGGCGCCAGGAACATCTTTGGCGAGGACTGCCAGATGGACAGCCCCCACCTCGACCGGGCCATTCGGGTGAAAACCAATAAGGTGCGCGGAGGCACGATAGAAAACCTCTATTTCCGGAATATCCGTGTCGGCGAAGTGGGCGAAGCAGTGGTAAGGGTTAATATGCGCTATCCAATTTATTCGGATACCAGCCAAACCTTTATTCCGGTTGTGCAAAATATTTATGTAGAAAACGTCCAATCTTCGAAGAGCAAATACGGCGTGCTGATCGACGGCTACAGTGCGGAGTATCCCGTTAAAAACGTCCACATCGCCAACTGCCGCTTCGACGGCGTGGAAAAGGGCAACTCTATTGAATTCGCCGAGGGGCTGCGATTTGAATCCTATTATTTGAATGGAGAGCTTGTCGAAGGCCCTGCGGCTGAATAA
- a CDS encoding rhamnogalacturonan acetylesterase, producing the protein MLFNKQKTRLLAAVALLLLASATWRSAEPGIAIFMIGDSTMADKPDAADVNPERGWGQLFPIFFNEKVAVKNHAVNGRSTKSFLAEGRWETVKEELKSGDYVFIQFGHNDTKEADPARYTNPYSGYRRNLEKFVRETREKGAFPVLLSPIVRRNFNEQGTLVDTHGAYPFVMRMLAIEMNVPFIDLQLKTEDYIIALGPEKSKEVYLWVEPGQYERLPEGKQDNTHLTLLGATEYARLAAEGIVELGLPLTSYLKEQ; encoded by the coding sequence ATGTTATTCAACAAACAAAAAACAAGGCTATTAGCAGCCGTTGCACTTCTGCTGCTGGCCTCTGCTACCTGGCGGAGCGCCGAGCCCGGGATCGCCATCTTCATGATCGGCGATTCGACTATGGCGGACAAGCCAGATGCCGCCGACGTCAACCCGGAGCGGGGCTGGGGCCAGTTGTTCCCTATCTTTTTTAACGAGAAAGTAGCAGTCAAAAACCACGCCGTGAACGGGCGGAGCACCAAGAGTTTTCTGGCAGAAGGGCGTTGGGAAACCGTAAAGGAGGAGTTAAAATCCGGAGATTATGTCTTCATTCAATTTGGGCACAACGATACCAAAGAAGCAGACCCGGCGCGCTATACCAACCCCTACAGCGGTTATCGCCGCAACCTGGAAAAGTTCGTTCGGGAAACCAGGGAAAAAGGCGCCTTCCCGGTTCTCCTCTCCCCCATCGTCCGCCGGAATTTTAACGAGCAGGGCACGTTGGTGGATACGCATGGCGCATATCCCTTCGTGATGAGGATGCTGGCCATAGAAATGAATGTGCCTTTCATAGACTTGCAACTCAAAACAGAAGATTACATCATAGCCCTGGGGCCCGAAAAATCAAAAGAAGTCTATCTTTGGGTGGAACCGGGCCAATACGAACGGCTTCCGGAAGGCAAACAGGACAATACGCACCTGACTCTGCTGGGCGCTACCGAATATGCCCGGTTAGCGGCGGAGGGCATCGTTGAATTGGGCCTGCCTTTGACCAGCTACCTTAAAGAGCAATAA
- the uxaC gene encoding glucuronate isomerase → MQAIKQDIKPFLDENFLLENQAAEILYHEYAKDQPIIDYHNHLPPDEIAADKKFPNLTAIWLNGDHYKWRAMRTLGIPERYITGPASDQEKFQKWAETVPFTIRNPLFHWTHLELQRYFGITKLLNPQTADGIYEQCSGLLNTPAYSTRNLLRKMNVAAVCSTDDPIDNLEHHRQAKADGFEITMLPAFRPDKAILVEKEEFAGYLQKLGAAAGAEIKDFDSLLQALKDRIDFFDDNGCRLSDHGLEQMYAAPFTPKQASTALKKRLSGQELSPQEADAYKSAILYELGCLYAEKGWVQQFHLGALRNNSSRMKRQLGPDTGFDSIGDFGQATALARFLNRLDTEDKLAKTILYNLNPRDNEVMATMIGNFNDGSVRGKIQFGSAWWFLDQKDGMEKQMNALSNMGLLSCFIGMLTDSRSFLSFPRHEYFRRLLCNLIGRDVHNGELPNDVEWLGGIVQDICYRNAKAYFGF, encoded by the coding sequence ATGCAAGCCATCAAACAAGACATCAAGCCCTTCCTCGATGAAAACTTCCTGCTGGAAAACCAGGCGGCGGAGATTCTTTACCACGAATACGCCAAAGATCAGCCCATCATCGATTATCACAATCACCTGCCGCCGGACGAGATCGCCGCTGACAAAAAATTCCCCAACCTGACGGCCATCTGGCTCAACGGCGACCACTACAAATGGCGGGCCATGCGCACCCTGGGCATACCGGAACGCTACATCACCGGCCCGGCCAGCGACCAGGAAAAATTTCAAAAATGGGCGGAAACCGTGCCTTTTACAATTCGCAACCCGCTGTTCCACTGGACGCATCTGGAGTTGCAGCGCTATTTCGGCATCACGAAATTGCTGAACCCCCAAACAGCCGACGGCATCTATGAGCAGTGCTCGGGCCTGCTCAACACGCCGGCATACAGCACCCGCAACCTGCTGCGAAAAATGAACGTGGCGGCAGTTTGCTCCACGGATGACCCCATCGACAACCTGGAACACCACCGCCAGGCAAAAGCCGATGGTTTTGAGATTACTATGTTGCCGGCTTTCCGGCCCGACAAGGCCATCCTGGTCGAAAAAGAAGAATTCGCGGGCTATCTGCAAAAACTGGGCGCTGCGGCAGGCGCCGAAATCAAAGATTTCGACAGCCTGTTGCAGGCCCTGAAGGACCGGATCGATTTTTTTGACGACAACGGATGCCGCCTCTCCGACCACGGCCTGGAGCAGATGTACGCGGCCCCATTTACCCCCAAACAAGCAAGCACAGCCCTGAAAAAAAGGCTGTCCGGACAGGAACTGTCGCCACAAGAGGCTGATGCTTACAAATCCGCAATACTGTATGAACTCGGCTGCCTGTATGCCGAAAAAGGCTGGGTGCAGCAGTTCCACCTCGGGGCGCTGCGCAACAACAGCAGCCGAATGAAGCGCCAACTGGGCCCGGACACCGGTTTCGACAGCATAGGAGACTTCGGCCAGGCAACGGCACTGGCCCGGTTCCTCAACCGGCTGGACACCGAAGACAAACTGGCCAAAACCATCCTTTACAACCTCAACCCACGGGACAATGAGGTGATGGCCACCATGATCGGCAACTTCAACGACGGCTCCGTGCGGGGTAAAATACAATTCGGTTCCGCCTGGTGGTTCCTCGACCAGAAGGACGGCATGGAAAAGCAAATGAACGCCCTGTCCAACATGGGCCTGCTCAGTTGCTTCATCGGCATGCTGACCGACAGCCGAAGCTTCCTGTCCTTCCCCCGCCACGAGTATTTCCGGCGGTTGCTCTGCAACCTCATTGGCAGGGATGTGCACAACGGGGAACTGCCCAATGACGTGGAATGGCTGGGGGGCATCGTGCAGGATATTTGCTATCGAAACGCCAAAGCTTATTTTGGGTTCTAG